A single window of Pseudomonas lijiangensis DNA harbors:
- the hemN gene encoding oxygen-independent coproporphyrinogen III oxidase — MLDAIRWDSDLIRRYDLAGPRYTSYPTAVQFHTQVGAFDLLHALRDSRKAVRPLSLYVHIPFCANICYYCACNKVVTKDRGRAQAYLQRLEQEIQMLASHLAPGQVVEQLHFGGGTPTFLSHDELRQLMTKLRTHFNLLDDDSGDYGIEIDPREADWSTMGLLRELGFNRVSLGVQDLDPAVQRAVNRLQSLEETRAIVEAARTLQFRSVNIDLIYGLPKQTLDAFTHTVNEIISLQPDRLSVFNYAHLPERFMPQRRIDNADLPSPETKLLMLERTIEQLTKAGYRYIGMDHFALPDDELAVAQEELTLQRNFQGYTTHGHCDLIGLGVSAISQIGDLYCQNSSDLNDYQGLLASDQLATKRGLVCIEDDRIRRAVIQQLICHFDLDFNEIEHAFNIDFRGYFEGLWPQLTEMAQDGLIELTATGINVLPAGRLLVRSVCMVFDGYLNQQNRQRFSRVI, encoded by the coding sequence ATGCTCGACGCCATTCGTTGGGACTCAGATCTGATCCGCCGCTACGACCTGGCAGGACCGCGCTACACGTCCTACCCGACCGCAGTGCAATTTCACACACAAGTCGGCGCCTTCGACCTGCTTCACGCCCTGCGTGACAGCCGCAAAGCCGTGCGGCCCTTGTCGCTGTACGTTCATATCCCGTTCTGCGCGAACATTTGTTACTACTGCGCCTGCAATAAAGTGGTCACCAAGGATCGCGGTCGTGCCCAGGCCTACTTGCAACGGCTCGAACAGGAAATCCAGATGCTGGCCAGCCATCTCGCGCCGGGCCAGGTCGTCGAGCAACTGCATTTTGGTGGCGGTACGCCGACCTTCCTCAGCCACGACGAACTGCGCCAGTTGATGACGAAACTGCGTACCCACTTCAACCTGCTCGATGACGACTCAGGCGACTACGGCATTGAAATCGACCCTCGGGAAGCCGACTGGTCCACCATGGGCCTGTTGCGCGAACTGGGCTTCAACCGTGTCAGCCTGGGAGTGCAGGACCTGGACCCGGCCGTCCAGCGCGCCGTCAATCGTCTGCAAAGCCTGGAAGAAACCCGCGCCATCGTCGAAGCCGCACGCACGCTGCAATTTCGCTCGGTGAACATCGACCTGATCTACGGGCTGCCCAAACAGACCCTCGACGCCTTCACCCATACCGTCAACGAGATCATCAGCCTGCAACCCGATCGCCTGTCGGTGTTCAACTACGCCCACTTGCCCGAACGTTTCATGCCCCAACGGCGCATCGACAACGCCGACCTGCCCAGCCCGGAAACCAAACTGCTGATGCTGGAGCGCACCATCGAGCAACTGACCAAGGCCGGTTATCGCTACATCGGCATGGACCACTTCGCCCTGCCCGATGATGAACTGGCCGTTGCCCAGGAAGAACTGACCCTGCAGCGCAATTTCCAGGGCTACACCACCCACGGCCATTGCGACCTGATTGGCCTGGGCGTATCGGCGATCAGTCAGATCGGCGACCTGTACTGCCAGAACAGCAGCGACCTGAACGACTATCAAGGGCTGCTGGCCAGCGATCAACTGGCAACCAAGCGAGGGCTGGTCTGCATAGAGGACGACCGGATCAGACGCGCCGTGATCCAGCAGTTGATCTGCCATTTCGACCTCGACTTCAACGAGATCGAACACGCCTTCAACATCGATTTCAGAGGTTATTTCGAGGGGCTTTGGCCGCAACTGACCGAAATGGCCCAGGACGGGCTGATCGAGCTGACCGCAACCGGCATCAATGTCCTGCCTGCCGGTCGTCTGCTGGTGCGTTCGGTGTGCATGGTGTTCGATGGTTATCTGAACCAGCAGAACCGCCAGCGGTTTTCGCGGGTGATATGA
- a CDS encoding type II toxin-antitoxin system Phd/YefM family antitoxin, producing the protein MTTTLSSREFNQDTSGAKKAANDGPVFITDRGRPAHVLLSIEDYRKLTGGSASIVDMLIMPEDMDIDFEPQRADLIPRSVDLS; encoded by the coding sequence ATGACGACAACGCTTTCCAGCCGCGAATTCAATCAGGACACCAGCGGGGCCAAGAAGGCCGCGAACGACGGGCCGGTCTTCATCACCGACAGAGGTCGCCCTGCCCATGTCCTGCTCTCCATAGAAGACTATCGAAAACTGACTGGCGGCTCTGCCAGCATCGTCGACATGCTGATCATGCCTGAAGACATGGATATCGATTTCGAGCCTCAGCGGGCCGATCTCATACCTCGCTCTGTGGACCTGTCCTGA
- the ccoP gene encoding cytochrome-c oxidase, cbb3-type subunit III yields MTTFWSLYVTVLTLGTLFALTWLLLATRKGQREESTEETVGHSFDGIEEYDNPLPRWWFMLFVGTIVFALGYLALYPGLGNWKGLLPGYTYADNEKQRQFSDGQQGWTGVHEWEKEIARAENRFGPLFAKYAAMPIEDVAKDPQALKMGGRLFASNCSVCHGSDAKGAYGFPNLTDADWRWGGDPQTIKTSILKGRHAVMPAWGEVVGEQGVRDVSAYILTGLDGRKLPEDAKADPVAGQKIFATNCVACHGPEGKGMQVLGAPDLTHPSAFIYGSSFAQLQQTIRYGRQGQMPAQEATQGNDKVHLLAAYIYSLSRQEKPAEPQ; encoded by the coding sequence ATGACCACGTTCTGGAGCCTGTATGTCACGGTCCTGACCCTGGGTACCCTTTTCGCCCTGACCTGGCTGCTGCTGGCAACCCGCAAGGGCCAGCGCGAGGAATCGACCGAAGAAACCGTGGGTCACTCCTTCGACGGCATCGAGGAATACGACAACCCGCTGCCTCGCTGGTGGTTCATGCTGTTCGTGGGCACCATCGTGTTCGCTCTGGGCTATCTGGCGCTGTATCCGGGCCTGGGCAACTGGAAAGGCCTGCTGCCCGGTTACACCTATGCGGACAACGAAAAACAGCGCCAGTTTTCGGATGGCCAGCAAGGCTGGACCGGCGTCCATGAATGGGAAAAGGAAATCGCCCGCGCCGAGAACCGTTTCGGGCCGCTGTTCGCCAAATACGCAGCGATGCCCATCGAGGACGTCGCCAAGGATCCGCAGGCCCTGAAAATGGGCGGTCGTCTTTTCGCCTCCAACTGCTCGGTCTGTCACGGCTCGGACGCCAAGGGCGCCTACGGCTTCCCCAACCTCACCGACGCCGACTGGCGCTGGGGCGGCGACCCGCAGACCATCAAGACCTCGATCCTCAAAGGCCGTCATGCGGTGATGCCAGCATGGGGTGAAGTGGTGGGCGAGCAAGGCGTGCGTGACGTCTCGGCCTACATCCTGACGGGGCTCGACGGCCGCAAACTGCCCGAGGACGCCAAAGCCGACCCGGTGGCAGGACAGAAGATATTCGCGACCAATTGCGTGGCCTGCCATGGCCCGGAAGGTAAAGGCATGCAAGTGCTGGGCGCGCCAGACCTGACCCACCCGAGCGCATTCATCTACGGATCAAGCTTTGCGCAACTGCAACAGACCATCCGCTACGGTCGTCAGGGCCAGATGCCTGCCCAGGAAGCGACACAAGGGAATGACAAGGTCCATCTGCTGGCTGCTTACATCTACAGCCTGTCACGCCAGGAAAAACCCGCCGAACCTCAGTGA
- the ccoS gene encoding cbb3-type cytochrome oxidase assembly protein CcoS — MPALYIMIPAALLLVAIAIYVFFWAVDSGQYDDMEGPAHSILFDDQDPNHQAAQNEAVRKSTPLKQDETKPDA; from the coding sequence ATGCCCGCGCTCTACATCATGATCCCCGCCGCGCTGCTGCTGGTCGCCATCGCGATCTATGTGTTTTTCTGGGCGGTGGACAGCGGGCAATACGACGACATGGAAGGTCCGGCCCACAGCATTCTGTTCGACGACCAGGACCCCAACCACCAGGCCGCCCAGAATGAAGCCGTGCGCAAGAGCACGCCGTTGAAGCAGGACGAGACAAAGCCTGATGCCTGA
- a CDS encoding FixH family protein — protein sequence MSVALASSPWYRHRWPWIIIGILACSVTLSLSMVTIAVNNPDNLVNDNYYEAGKGINRSLNRELLAQTLKVRASIHLDDLTGEAELHLSGNSQPERLELNLISPTQPDKDRRIFLTRSPTEAGRYIGQLQDRIEGRRFVELLGTENGQTWRLFEEEQVNHTASLNLGDEPLQGKN from the coding sequence ATGTCAGTCGCACTCGCTTCAAGTCCTTGGTACAGGCACCGTTGGCCATGGATCATCATCGGCATCCTGGCCTGCTCGGTGACACTGAGCCTGTCCATGGTGACTATTGCCGTGAATAACCCGGACAATCTGGTCAACGACAATTATTACGAAGCCGGCAAAGGCATCAATCGCTCGCTCAACCGCGAACTGCTGGCCCAGACCCTCAAGGTGCGCGCCAGCATCCATCTGGACGACCTGACCGGCGAAGCCGAACTGCACCTGAGCGGCAACAGCCAGCCCGAGCGCCTGGAACTGAACCTGATCTCCCCGACCCAGCCGGACAAGGACCGCCGTATCTTCCTGACCCGCAGCCCCACCGAAGCCGGTCGATACATCGGCCAGTTGCAGGACAGGATCGAAGGCCGTCGCTTCGTCGAACTGCTGGGCACCGAAAACGGGCAGACCTGGCGTCTGTTCGAAGAAGAACAGGTCAACCATACGGCATCGCTGAACCTGGGTGATGAACCGTTGCAAGGGAAGAATTGA
- a CDS encoding adenine phosphoribosyltransferase: MIFDELSFKSLIRPVVDFPKPGVVFRDITPLFQSPRATRQVIDSFVQRYIDADFSHVGVMDARGFLIGSVVAYELNKPLILFRKQGKLPADVLSEGYQTEYGEAYLEVHADSLCDGDSVVMFDDLIATGGTLIAAANLIRRMGAHIHEAAAIIDLPELGGSQRLVDMNIPTFCLTSFALNEQ, from the coding sequence ATGATTTTCGATGAATTAAGCTTCAAATCCCTGATTCGCCCAGTCGTGGACTTCCCCAAGCCAGGCGTGGTCTTTCGCGACATCACCCCGCTCTTCCAGTCACCCAGGGCGACCCGCCAGGTGATCGACAGCTTCGTGCAGCGTTACATCGACGCCGATTTCAGCCATGTGGGCGTCATGGATGCACGTGGCTTCCTGATCGGCTCGGTCGTGGCCTATGAGCTGAACAAGCCGCTGATCCTGTTCCGCAAACAGGGCAAGCTACCGGCAGACGTACTGTCCGAGGGCTACCAGACCGAATACGGCGAAGCCTACCTGGAAGTGCATGCCGACAGCCTGTGCGATGGCGACTCTGTGGTGATGTTCGATGACCTGATCGCCACAGGCGGCACCCTGATCGCCGCCGCCAACCTGATCCGCCGCATGGGCGCGCATATTCACGAAGCCGCAGCCATCATCGACCTGCCGGAACTGGGCGGTTCTCAGCGTCTGGTCGACATGAATATCCCGACCTTCTGCCTGACCAGCTT
- the fnr gene encoding fumarate/nitrate reduction transcriptional regulator Fnr gives MSEPVKVRAHTQAHCRDCSLAPLCLPLSLNLEDMDALDEIVKRGRPLKKGEFLFRQGDTFSSVYAVRSGALKTFNISDGGEEQLTGFHLPSELVGMSGMDSEAYPVSAQALETTSVCEIPFERLDELSVQLPQLRRQLMRVMSREIRDDQQMMLLLSKKTADERIATFLINLSARFRARGFSANQFRLSMSRNEIGNHLGLAVETVSRVFTRFQQNQLIAAEGKEIHILDPIQLCALAGGAMES, from the coding sequence ATGTCCGAGCCGGTCAAAGTGCGTGCTCATACCCAGGCCCATTGCAGGGACTGTAGCCTCGCGCCGCTCTGTCTGCCGCTGTCGTTGAACCTGGAAGACATGGATGCCCTCGACGAAATCGTCAAGCGTGGTCGCCCGCTGAAGAAAGGCGAATTCCTGTTTCGCCAGGGCGATACCTTCTCCTCTGTCTATGCCGTACGTTCAGGTGCCCTGAAAACCTTCAATATCAGTGACGGCGGTGAAGAACAGCTCACCGGTTTCCACCTGCCCAGCGAACTGGTCGGCATGTCCGGGATGGACTCCGAGGCTTACCCGGTTTCAGCCCAGGCTCTGGAAACCACGTCGGTCTGTGAAATCCCTTTCGAGCGTCTCGACGAGCTGTCCGTGCAACTCCCGCAACTGCGTCGGCAACTGATGCGCGTCATGAGCCGCGAGATCCGCGATGACCAGCAAATGATGCTGCTGCTGTCGAAAAAGACCGCCGACGAGCGTATTGCGACCTTCCTGATCAACCTGTCGGCCCGCTTCCGGGCACGCGGCTTCTCGGCCAACCAGTTCCGCCTGAGCATGTCCCGCAACGAAATCGGCAATCACCTGGGTCTGGCCGTGGAAACCGTGTCCCGCGTATTCACCCGCTTCCAGCAGAATCAGCTGATTGCGGCCGAAGGCAAGGAGATCCATATTCTGGACCCGATCCAGCTCTGTGCCCTGGCTGGCGGGGCAATGGAAAGTTGA
- a CDS encoding heavy metal translocating P-type ATPase, translated as MTIPCYHCALPVPSGSRFTAVVLGETRELCCPGCQAVAQAIVAGGLESYYSHRSETSVNPESLPAQLADELALYDRPDVQAPFVRHEGELSETTLLMEGISCAACGWLIERHLRSLPAVAEAQLNLSSHRLHVRWADSQLPLSQLLNELRNIGYAAHPYQPDRATEQLARENRLALRQLGVAGLLWFQAMMATMATWPEFNIDLSPEMHTILRWVALFLTTPIIFYSCAPFFRGAMRDLRTRHLTMDVSVSLAIGGAYLAGIWTAITGTGELYFDAAGMFALFLLAGRYLERRARERTAAATAQLVNLLPASCLRLDDDGQPQRILLSELRLNDRILVHPGAVIPADGKVLEGQSSVDESLLTGEYLPQQRRTGDSVTAGTLNVEGPLTIHVQALGHETRLSAIVRLLERAQTEKPRLAEIADRAAQWFLLGSLIAAAVIGLCWWQIDSARAFWIVLAMLVATCPCALSLATPTALTAATGTLHKLGLLLTRGHVLEGLNQIDTVIFDKTGTLTEGRLTLRSIHPLGELDADTCLSLAAALENRSEHPIARAFGRAPLAAEEVHSTPGLGLEGIVGSHRLRIGQPGFVCELSASEIPAMPDEAGQWLLLGDTRSPLAWLVLDDRLREDANELVQACKTRGWKTLLLSGDTSPMVASVAAELGIDEAHGGLRPDDKLAMLQQLHAQGRKVLMLGDGVNDVPVLAAADISIAMGSATDLAKTSADAVLLSNRLQALVQAFSLARRTRRVIIENLLWAGLYNGLMLPFAALGWITPVWAAVGMSISSLTVVLNALRLTRLPTTKAPASVIRQPVPEALCPRSTS; from the coding sequence ATGACCATCCCCTGCTACCACTGCGCCCTGCCCGTTCCATCGGGCAGCCGCTTCACCGCCGTCGTGCTCGGGGAAACCCGCGAGCTGTGCTGCCCGGGCTGTCAGGCCGTGGCCCAGGCCATCGTCGCGGGCGGGCTGGAAAGTTACTACAGCCACCGTAGCGAAACCTCGGTCAACCCCGAGAGCCTTCCCGCGCAACTGGCGGATGAACTGGCACTGTATGACCGCCCCGATGTGCAGGCACCCTTCGTGCGCCATGAAGGCGAACTGTCCGAAACCACACTGCTGATGGAAGGCATCAGTTGCGCAGCCTGTGGCTGGTTGATCGAACGTCATCTGCGCAGCCTGCCGGCCGTCGCCGAGGCACAGCTCAATCTGTCCAGCCATCGCCTGCATGTGCGCTGGGCTGACAGCCAGTTGCCACTGAGCCAGCTACTGAACGAACTGCGCAACATCGGCTACGCCGCTCACCCTTACCAGCCTGATCGCGCCACCGAGCAACTGGCCAGGGAAAACCGTCTGGCCTTGCGTCAACTGGGTGTAGCGGGGCTGCTGTGGTTCCAGGCGATGATGGCGACCATGGCCACATGGCCGGAATTCAATATCGACCTCAGCCCCGAGATGCATACCATCCTGCGCTGGGTCGCGCTGTTCCTGACCACGCCCATCATTTTCTACAGTTGCGCGCCCTTCTTTCGGGGGGCCATGCGCGACCTGCGCACCCGTCACCTGACCATGGATGTTTCCGTGTCGCTGGCGATCGGCGGCGCTTATCTGGCCGGCATCTGGACCGCCATCACCGGCACTGGCGAGCTGTATTTCGATGCGGCGGGCATGTTTGCGCTGTTTCTGCTGGCGGGTCGTTATCTGGAGCGTCGCGCACGAGAACGCACCGCCGCTGCCACCGCGCAACTGGTCAACCTGCTACCCGCCTCGTGCCTGCGCCTGGACGATGACGGCCAGCCCCAACGCATCCTGCTCAGCGAATTGCGTCTGAACGACCGGATTCTGGTGCATCCCGGTGCCGTCATCCCGGCCGACGGCAAGGTGCTGGAAGGCCAGTCCAGCGTCGATGAATCGCTGCTGACCGGCGAATACCTGCCGCAACAGAGACGCACAGGCGACAGCGTGACCGCCGGTACGCTCAATGTCGAAGGCCCGCTCACAATCCATGTCCAGGCGCTGGGCCATGAAACCCGCCTCTCGGCCATCGTGCGCCTGCTGGAACGCGCACAGACGGAAAAACCCCGGCTGGCGGAAATCGCCGACCGCGCAGCGCAATGGTTCCTGCTGGGGTCGCTGATCGCCGCTGCCGTCATCGGCCTGTGCTGGTGGCAGATCGATTCGGCCCGCGCCTTCTGGATTGTCCTGGCGATGCTGGTCGCCACCTGCCCCTGCGCCCTGTCACTGGCAACCCCGACCGCCCTGACCGCCGCCACCGGCACCTTACACAAACTCGGCCTGCTGCTGACCCGCGGTCATGTGCTCGAAGGCCTGAACCAGATCGACACGGTGATTTTCGACAAGACCGGCACCCTGACCGAAGGCCGACTCACCCTGCGCAGCATCCACCCCCTTGGCGAACTGGATGCCGACACCTGTCTGAGTCTGGCCGCGGCCCTGGAAAACCGTTCGGAACACCCCATCGCCCGGGCCTTCGGTCGCGCACCGCTTGCTGCAGAAGAGGTTCACAGCACACCGGGCCTTGGCCTGGAAGGCATCGTGGGCAGCCATCGCCTGCGCATCGGTCAGCCAGGTTTTGTCTGCGAACTGAGCGCCAGCGAGATTCCGGCCATGCCCGATGAAGCGGGCCAATGGTTGCTGCTGGGCGATACCCGTTCGCCACTGGCATGGCTGGTTCTGGATGACCGCCTGCGCGAGGATGCCAACGAACTTGTGCAGGCCTGCAAGACACGGGGCTGGAAAACCCTGCTGCTGTCCGGCGACACCTCGCCCATGGTCGCCAGCGTTGCCGCCGAACTGGGCATCGACGAAGCCCATGGCGGCCTGCGCCCAGACGACAAACTGGCGATGCTGCAACAACTGCATGCCCAGGGCCGCAAGGTGCTGATGCTGGGCGATGGCGTCAATGACGTGCCGGTGCTGGCAGCGGCCGATATCAGCATCGCCATGGGTTCAGCTACGGACCTGGCGAAAACCAGCGCGGATGCGGTGCTGCTGTCCAATCGCTTGCAGGCACTGGTGCAAGCCTTCAGCCTGGCGCGGCGCACTCGCCGGGTGATTATCGAAAACCTCCTGTGGGCCGGGCTGTACAATGGCCTCATGCTGCCGTTCGCGGCGCTGGGCTGGATCACACCTGTCTGGGCGGCGGTCGGCATGTCCATCAGTTCACTGACGGTTGTGCTCAACGCCTTGCGCCTGACCCGTCTGCCCACTACCAAGGCGCCTGCGTCCGTCATTCGACAGCCGGTTCCGGAGGCTTTATGCCCGCGCTCTACATCATGA
- a CDS encoding type II toxin-antitoxin system VapC family toxin — MFLLDTNVVSELRKRNADTNVVRWAHEHPAASLFISAITIMELETGVLRIERRDPIQGAALRTWLEHHVLKAFAGRILAVDTVVAKRCARMHIPDPRSECDALIAATALVHGMKVVTRNTADFQHCGVPVLNPWVSQLHEEQAPYRAAPR, encoded by the coding sequence ATGTTCCTGCTCGATACCAATGTGGTATCCGAACTCAGAAAGCGCAACGCCGACACGAATGTGGTCCGATGGGCACACGAACATCCGGCCGCCAGCCTGTTTATCTCGGCCATCACGATCATGGAGCTGGAAACAGGCGTATTGCGCATAGAACGCCGTGACCCCATCCAGGGCGCGGCGCTGCGTACATGGCTGGAGCATCACGTATTGAAAGCGTTCGCCGGACGAATCCTGGCCGTGGACACCGTCGTGGCCAAGCGCTGTGCCCGGATGCACATTCCCGATCCGCGCAGCGAATGCGATGCACTGATCGCAGCCACGGCCCTGGTTCATGGCATGAAAGTGGTGACCCGAAACACCGCCGATTTCCAGCATTGTGGCGTCCCGGTGCTCAACCCCTGGGTCAGCCAGTTGCACGAAGAACAGGCACCTTACCGAGCGGCACCCCGCTGA
- a CDS encoding sulfite exporter TauE/SafE family protein: MPELVPLLLSALILGLLGGGHCLGMCGGLMGALTLAIPKEQRSRRFRLLLAYNLGRIFSYACAGLLLGLAGWAVANSPLAMAMRVIAALLLIAMGLYLAGWWSGLTRIESLGRVLWRHIQPVANRLLPVSSLPRALLLGALWGWLPCGLVYSTLLWAASQGNAMNSALLMLAFGLGTWPVLLATGLAAERTTALLRKRGIRMAGGLLVILFGLWTLPGPHQHWLMGH, from the coding sequence ATGCCTGAACTCGTTCCCCTGTTGCTGTCCGCTTTGATTCTCGGCCTGTTGGGCGGCGGTCATTGCCTGGGCATGTGTGGTGGCCTGATGGGCGCCTTGACCCTGGCTATTCCCAAGGAACAACGCAGCCGCCGCTTTCGCCTGCTGCTGGCCTACAACCTGGGACGCATCTTCAGCTATGCCTGCGCCGGCCTGTTGCTCGGGCTGGCAGGCTGGGCCGTGGCCAACAGCCCGCTGGCCATGGCGATGCGCGTCATCGCCGCCCTGCTGCTGATTGCCATGGGCCTGTATCTCGCAGGCTGGTGGAGCGGCCTGACCCGCATCGAAAGCCTGGGGCGCGTCCTCTGGCGACATATCCAGCCCGTTGCAAACCGCCTCTTGCCGGTATCGAGCCTGCCGCGGGCCTTGTTGCTGGGCGCGCTCTGGGGCTGGCTGCCGTGCGGGCTGGTCTATAGCACCTTGCTGTGGGCGGCCAGCCAGGGCAATGCAATGAACAGCGCCTTGCTCATGCTCGCTTTCGGCCTGGGCACCTGGCCCGTGCTGCTCGCCACCGGGCTGGCCGCCGAGCGCACCACAGCCTTATTGCGCAAACGCGGCATCCGCATGGCTGGTGGCCTGCTGGTGATCCTGTTCGGCCTGTGGACCCTGCCCGGTCCGCATCAGCACTGGCTCATGGGACACTGA
- a CDS encoding cbb3-type cytochrome oxidase subunit 3 yields MDIGMIRGLGTLVVMVAFIGLALWVFSPRRKAEFDDATLLPFADDPQAIEQLKQQASDSRSNKE; encoded by the coding sequence ATGGATATCGGAATGATTCGAGGCCTGGGCACACTGGTGGTGATGGTGGCTTTCATCGGGCTGGCGCTGTGGGTCTTCAGCCCAAGGCGCAAGGCTGAATTCGACGACGCGACCCTGCTGCCTTTCGCAGACGACCCGCAAGCCATCGAACAGCTCAAGCAGCAAGCCAGCGACTCCAGGAGCAACAAAGAATGA
- a CDS encoding chemotaxis protein: protein MSLSGPIIGSINIHTPAVPTPVAPVQSDTVVPVKETKGIEVNLSSAGKAAASSSSKNSDIEQSGLPESVQKILKAIRELQKKIAETMEKIQEVLNDKTLSYDERQTRATALQTVLGMLQRQVSNSTADMATLMNQLQASDADKVKAGILVMAKM, encoded by the coding sequence ATGTCGTTGTCAGGTCCGATCATCGGCTCCATCAATATTCACACGCCTGCGGTTCCAACGCCGGTCGCTCCCGTTCAGTCCGACACTGTGGTGCCTGTAAAAGAAACGAAGGGCATTGAGGTGAATCTGTCGAGCGCGGGCAAGGCTGCGGCGTCTTCGTCGTCGAAAAACTCGGATATCGAACAGAGCGGTCTTCCGGAATCGGTCCAGAAAATTCTCAAGGCCATTCGCGAACTGCAAAAGAAAATCGCGGAGACCATGGAGAAGATCCAGGAAGTGCTCAACGACAAGACGCTGAGTTACGACGAACGTCAGACCCGTGCCACTGCACTGCAAACGGTGCTGGGCATGTTGCAGCGGCAGGTGAGCAATTCCACCGCTGACATGGCCACCCTCATGAACCAGCTGCAGGCCAGCGATGCCGACAAGGTCAAGGCCGGGATTCTGGTCATGGCCAAGATGTAA
- the ccoG gene encoding cytochrome c oxidase accessory protein CcoG, whose amino-acid sequence MNNRIPVQNITPPPKNDGNTVDLYAARENIYTRAFKGRFRNLRMLGGLALFMVYFGTVWLNWGGHQAVWWNLPERKFYIFGATFWPQDFILLSGILIVSAFGLFFITVYAGRIWCGYTCPQSVWTWIFMWCEKVTEGDRNQRIKLDKAPMSANKFGRKFAKHSLWLLIGFVTGLTFVGYFSPIRDLSIELFTGQADGWAYFWIGFFTLATYGNAGWLREQVCVHMCPYARFQSVMFDKDTLIVSYDPRRGENRGPRKKDVDHKAQGLGDCIDCTLCVQVCPTGIDIREGLQIECIGCAACIDACDTVMDKMNYPRGLISYTTEHNLSGQVTHKLRPRLIGYALVLLLMIGFLVSAFFMRSLVGFDVSKDRVLYRENAEGRIENVYSLKVMNKDQVDHTYVLDATGLPDLKLQGRRELKVAAGDILSIAIELSSAPEKMPSSTNEVTFILKDIDNSDTHVEAKSRFIGPQIR is encoded by the coding sequence ATGAACAACCGGATTCCCGTACAGAACATCACCCCGCCACCCAAGAATGACGGTAATACCGTTGACCTCTACGCTGCGCGGGAAAACATCTACACCCGCGCCTTCAAAGGCCGGTTTCGCAACCTGCGCATGCTGGGCGGGCTTGCCTTGTTTATGGTGTATTTCGGTACGGTCTGGCTGAACTGGGGCGGGCATCAGGCGGTGTGGTGGAACCTGCCGGAGCGCAAGTTCTACATCTTTGGCGCCACCTTCTGGCCTCAGGACTTCATCCTCCTGTCAGGCATCCTGATCGTCAGCGCCTTCGGCCTGTTCTTCATCACGGTTTATGCCGGACGCATCTGGTGCGGCTATACCTGCCCGCAAAGCGTCTGGACCTGGATTTTCATGTGGTGTGAAAAGGTCACCGAAGGCGACCGCAACCAGCGCATCAAGCTCGACAAGGCCCCCATGAGCGCCAACAAGTTCGGGCGCAAATTCGCCAAGCACAGCCTCTGGCTGCTGATCGGCTTCGTCACCGGCCTGACCTTCGTCGGCTACTTCTCCCCCATACGCGACCTGAGCATCGAACTGTTCACAGGGCAAGCCGACGGCTGGGCCTATTTCTGGATCGGCTTCTTCACCCTGGCCACGTATGGCAATGCCGGCTGGCTGCGCGAGCAGGTGTGCGTGCACATGTGCCCCTATGCGCGGTTCCAGAGCGTCATGTTCGACAAGGACACCCTGATCGTCTCCTACGACCCGCGCCGTGGTGAAAACCGTGGCCCGCGCAAGAAAGACGTGGACCACAAGGCACAGGGCCTGGGCGACTGCATCGACTGCACCCTGTGCGTTCAGGTCTGCCCTACCGGCATCGACATTCGCGAAGGGTTGCAGATCGAATGCATCGGCTGCGCGGCCTGCATCGACGCCTGCGATACCGTCATGGACAAGATGAACTACCCACGCGGCCTGATCAGCTACACCACCGAACACAACCTCTCAGGCCAGGTCACCCATAAACTGCGCCCGCGCCTGATTGGCTATGCCCTGGTCCTGCTGCTGATGATCGGCTTCCTGGTCAGCGCCTTCTTCATGCGCTCGCTGGTGGGTTTCGATGTCAGCAAGGACCGCGTGCTGTATCGCGAAAACGCCGAAGGCCGCATCGAAAACGTCTACAGCCTCAAGGTGATGAACAAGGATCAGGTCGATCACACCTACGTCCTCGACGCCACCGGCCTGCCGGACCTGAAACTGCAGGGCCGACGTGAACTCAAGGTGGCGGCAGGCGATATCCTCAGCATTGCGATAGAGCTGTCCAGCGCGCCCGAGAAAATGCCGTCGAGCACCAACGAGGTGACATTCATCCTCAAGGACATCGACAACAGTGACACCCATGTCGAAGCCAAGAGCCGGTTCATCGGCCCACAAATACGCTAA